The proteins below come from a single Roseiflexus sp. RS-1 genomic window:
- a CDS encoding DUF2726 domain-containing protein, which translates to MDPIITMTAAIASLLVVAGCVVALAAMRPRRRTATSSRSMSPRASAVSRGASGEPEFLPRLPYTRAPHLLAGDHRALFAALNAAAPDDLAVLPHVRLSDILHVEPHTTQSERYQERIRDSVLDFVLCDAQTTTPRLAVLFAQPGAARRTAFIDAALIGAGVPVLRLTRDDLPSVEALATQIAALLGLPVRPAAAPFERAALPDGASTAFRQDVLVVARTPVRYACGRCHRDISAHVHRCPHCGAPLA; encoded by the coding sequence ATGGATCCCATCATCACAATGACTGCCGCGATTGCATCGCTTCTGGTAGTTGCCGGATGTGTTGTTGCACTGGCGGCAATGCGTCCGCGTCGGCGCACAGCGACATCAAGCAGAAGCATGTCACCGCGTGCGTCTGCTGTGTCGCGGGGTGCATCGGGCGAACCGGAGTTTCTGCCTCGCCTGCCCTATACCCGCGCGCCACATCTGCTTGCGGGCGACCATCGCGCCCTGTTTGCGGCGCTCAACGCCGCCGCGCCCGACGATCTCGCCGTGCTGCCCCACGTGCGCCTGAGCGACATCCTGCACGTTGAACCGCACACGACGCAATCGGAGCGTTACCAGGAGCGCATTCGCGATAGCGTGCTCGATTTTGTGCTCTGCGATGCGCAGACAACCACGCCGCGCCTGGCAGTGCTTTTTGCGCAACCCGGCGCAGCCCGACGCACCGCATTTATCGACGCCGCGCTGATCGGCGCCGGTGTGCCGGTGTTGCGCCTGACCCGCGACGATCTGCCATCTGTCGAGGCGCTGGCGACGCAGATAGCAGCACTGCTGGGATTGCCGGTCAGACCTGCGGCAGCGCCGTTCGAGCGTGCTGCTCTCCCCGATGGCGCATCAACAGCATTTCGGCAGGACGTCCTGGTCGTTGCGCGCACGCCGGTGCGCTACGCCTGTGGACGTTGCCACCGCGACATTTCTGCGCATGTGCACCGTTGCCCGCACTGTGGCGCGCCGCTGGCATGA
- a CDS encoding sulfurtransferase, whose protein sequence is MDRTLLRTAGAAIAGALVTLAVVALIFFVRQPAGTSSTTAPSAADASSAPVAVNPPREPRKFEDVVVSTEWLAQNLDNPKVRVIEVSVVPGVYERGHIPGAVNFVWTTDFVDTVSRNIIAPERFQELARAAGINNDTTIVLYGDNNNWFAAWGAWVFRQYGAEDVRLLDGSRSKWEAENRELSTRAPTYPPGNFTVRQRSDLRVFLPDVLKVVRGEEQKVLVDIRSPDEFSGKIFAPEGFQELAVRAGHIPGAVNVPWKKALNEDGTFKSVEELRKLYAEAGVDGSKPVITYCRIGERASHTWFVLSEILGYQVALYDGSWTEYGNSVGVPIANPAGTIWGVK, encoded by the coding sequence GTGGACAGAACGCTGTTGCGAACTGCTGGCGCCGCTATTGCTGGCGCACTCGTGACGCTGGCCGTCGTTGCGCTCATCTTCTTCGTTCGCCAACCCGCCGGCACTTCGTCGACCACTGCTCCATCCGCTGCTGACGCCTCATCCGCGCCTGTGGCGGTCAATCCGCCACGTGAACCGCGCAAATTCGAGGATGTGGTTGTCAGCACCGAATGGCTGGCGCAGAATCTCGACAACCCAAAGGTGCGCGTGATTGAGGTCAGTGTCGTTCCAGGAGTGTACGAACGCGGTCACATCCCCGGAGCGGTCAACTTTGTCTGGACGACTGACTTCGTTGATACAGTATCGCGCAACATTATCGCGCCGGAGCGCTTCCAGGAACTGGCACGTGCTGCGGGTATCAATAACGACACGACGATTGTGCTCTACGGCGATAACAACAACTGGTTCGCCGCCTGGGGTGCGTGGGTTTTCCGCCAGTACGGCGCTGAGGATGTGCGACTGCTGGATGGAAGCCGCAGCAAGTGGGAAGCCGAGAACCGCGAACTTTCGACACGCGCGCCGACCTATCCGCCGGGCAATTTTACCGTCCGGCAACGCAGCGACCTGCGGGTATTCCTGCCCGATGTGCTGAAAGTCGTGCGTGGTGAGGAACAGAAGGTGCTGGTTGATATCCGCTCGCCGGATGAGTTCAGCGGCAAGATTTTTGCGCCGGAAGGCTTCCAGGAACTTGCAGTGCGAGCCGGTCACATCCCCGGCGCTGTGAATGTGCCGTGGAAGAAGGCGCTCAACGAGGACGGCACGTTCAAGAGCGTCGAGGAACTGCGTAAACTGTACGCAGAGGCCGGAGTCGATGGCAGCAAGCCGGTCATCACCTATTGCCGGATCGGTGAGCGCGCCAGCCATACCTGGTTTGTCCTCAGCGAAATCCTGGGGTATCAGGTGGCGCTCTACGATGGTTCCTGGACGGAGTATGGCAACAGCGTCGGCGTGCCGATCGCCAACCCGGCCGGTACAATTTGGGGCGTGAAGTAG
- a CDS encoding YeeE/YedE family protein, which produces MSNALPGSSPADRAAPSKPVLTPALILRNGGAALIFVTLLIGAHVLQTTSGYGASAALSLLIGAALGVVFERGRFCFFCIFRDFIEHRNAGPLYAILTALAVSGIGYAVVFGAFLPNPFSGRLAPDAHIGPVSLALVVAGLLFGVGMALSGACISGHLYRLGEGSGYAPLALIGALIGFGLGFRTWNWLYVTVIADAPVIWLPHWIGYGGALLLHLAVLSVLAFALLRYVSPLPPRPAHQLDIKYLYEALFRDRWNPLVTGAIVGVIGVVAYLRVEPLGVTAQLGSLARTVMHTSGMLPARLNGLDSFAGCATQVVQTITDNGWLIGGLALGAFGAALIAGRFQPALPRANGSVAALVGGVLMGWGAMTALGCTVGTLLSGIAAFALSGWVFGAAVFAGVWGGIVLRLHRWT; this is translated from the coding sequence ATGTCGAACGCATTGCCTGGGAGCAGCCCTGCCGACCGGGCTGCTCCTTCCAAACCAGTCCTGACTCCGGCGTTGATCCTGCGGAATGGCGGGGCGGCGCTGATCTTCGTCACCCTGCTGATCGGCGCGCACGTGCTTCAGACAACGTCGGGGTATGGCGCGTCGGCGGCGCTCTCGCTGCTGATCGGCGCCGCGCTCGGGGTTGTCTTTGAGCGTGGTCGGTTCTGCTTCTTCTGCATCTTCCGCGACTTCATCGAGCATCGCAACGCCGGACCGCTCTACGCGATCCTGACGGCGCTGGCTGTGAGCGGAATCGGGTATGCCGTCGTGTTCGGCGCGTTTCTTCCCAATCCGTTCAGCGGTCGGCTCGCCCCCGATGCCCATATTGGTCCGGTCAGCCTGGCGCTGGTCGTCGCCGGTTTGTTGTTCGGCGTGGGGATGGCGCTCTCCGGCGCGTGCATCAGCGGTCATCTCTATCGTTTGGGAGAGGGATCGGGCTACGCGCCGCTGGCGCTCATCGGCGCATTGATCGGCTTTGGTCTGGGATTCCGAACGTGGAACTGGCTCTATGTGACGGTGATCGCCGATGCGCCGGTGATCTGGCTGCCGCACTGGATCGGGTACGGCGGGGCGCTCCTCCTTCACCTGGCAGTTCTCAGCGTCCTGGCGTTCGCGCTGTTGCGCTACGTATCGCCGCTGCCGCCCCGTCCTGCACATCAACTCGACATAAAATATCTTTATGAGGCGCTCTTCCGCGACCGCTGGAATCCGCTGGTCACCGGCGCGATCGTGGGAGTCATCGGGGTCGTGGCGTACCTGCGGGTCGAACCCCTCGGCGTGACGGCGCAACTCGGCAGCCTTGCCCGCACGGTGATGCACACGAGTGGCATGCTGCCGGCGCGACTCAATGGGCTGGACAGTTTCGCCGGTTGCGCCACGCAGGTGGTGCAGACGATTACCGACAATGGGTGGCTGATCGGCGGACTGGCGCTCGGCGCTTTTGGCGCCGCCCTGATCGCCGGTCGCTTTCAGCCAGCGTTGCCGCGTGCCAATGGCAGTGTCGCTGCGCTGGTCGGCGGGGTGCTGATGGGCTGGGGCGCGATGACGGCACTCGGCTGCACAGTGGGGACGCTCCTCTCCGGGATTGCTGCATTTGCGCTATCGGGATGGGTGTTTGGCGCGGCGGTCTTTGCTGGTGTCTGGGGCGGTATTGTGCTGCGCCTCCATCGCTGGACGTAG